The following proteins are encoded in a genomic region of Paenibacillus sp. FSL R7-0273:
- a CDS encoding helix-turn-helix domain-containing protein codes for MSELGRHLKEARLQKGMSLDDVQEVTKIRKKYLEAIEAGDYKVLPGSFYVRAFIKTYAEAVGVNPDELMEEHGNVPAAPVDTTMETVIQKRSRRSETERNAKWLPTVLMWTFPVLIIAVIYWYASSNMGNSDPETVDSSNVTNEQQDPSKIQPSPTAVGGGIVSSAPGAGGDSTATATASPTVAPTATPAPSPTTAPVTVTEDRKSGKTTVFKVSAPSGAAVEVKIAATGTSWLEVYNGENSQGEKLSFGNTSSGDSLSFTLGAAGMYIKSGYSPATTITVNGQEITDGKTSSRLLLELDTSASGGTAGTEGTEGTESNSGE; via the coding sequence ATGTCGGAACTGGGCCGGCATTTGAAAGAGGCGCGTCTGCAAAAAGGGATGAGTCTTGACGATGTCCAGGAAGTAACGAAAATTCGTAAAAAATATTTGGAAGCCATCGAGGCGGGGGATTACAAGGTACTCCCCGGAAGCTTTTATGTCCGGGCCTTTATTAAAACCTATGCGGAAGCAGTCGGGGTAAACCCGGACGAGCTGATGGAAGAGCACGGCAATGTTCCGGCGGCGCCTGTCGATACCACAATGGAAACGGTGATCCAGAAGCGCAGCCGCAGGTCGGAGACAGAGCGGAATGCCAAATGGCTGCCGACAGTGCTGATGTGGACCTTCCCGGTGCTGATCATTGCGGTCATTTACTGGTACGCATCCTCCAATATGGGGAATTCCGATCCCGAAACGGTTGATTCATCAAATGTGACAAATGAGCAGCAGGATCCGTCCAAGATCCAGCCTTCCCCGACTGCGGTCGGCGGAGGAATTGTCAGCAGCGCACCGGGAGCGGGAGGGGACAGCACCGCTACGGCAACAGCCTCTCCTACTGTTGCGCCTACAGCGACACCGGCTCCTTCTCCGACCACTGCTCCGGTTACGGTGACTGAGGACCGCAAATCAGGCAAAACGACGGTTTTCAAAGTGTCTGCACCTTCCGGCGCTGCCGTTGAGGTTAAGATTGCCGCTACAGGCACAAGCTGGCTTGAGGTTTATAACGGCGAGAATTCACAGGGTGAGAAGCTCAGCTTCGGTAATACGTCGTCTGGTGACTCGCTGAGCTTTACGCTGGGTGCCGCAGGCATGTACATTAAATCCGGTTACTCTCCGGCAACTACAATTACGGTGAACGGCCAGGAAATCACGGACGGCAAAACATCCTCACGCCTGCTGCTTGAGCTGGATACCAGTGCATCGGGCGGCACCGCAGGTACAGAAGGAACTGAAGGTACTGAGAGCAATTCCGGCGAGTAG
- a CDS encoding DUF3243 domain-containing protein, translating to MSTESVVKNFDTWKSFLGERVIQAEKMGMSEETITKLAFEIGEFLDKKVDPGNYSNRAIKELWDVGTDDEKHTIAALMVKLAKKNA from the coding sequence ATGTCAACAGAATCCGTAGTGAAGAACTTTGATACTTGGAAGAGCTTTTTAGGTGAACGGGTCATCCAGGCGGAAAAAATGGGGATGAGTGAAGAAACCATCACCAAGCTGGCTTTTGAAATCGGGGAATTCCTCGACAAAAAAGTCGATCCGGGCAACTACTCCAACCGGGCGATCAAAGAGCTGTGGGATGTCGGTACAGACGATGAGAAGCACACCATTGCTGCCCTCATGGTCAAGCTGGCGAAGAAAAACGCATAG
- a CDS encoding DUF3388 domain-containing protein, translated as MRCESVEYKQWYMEYKIHKNRPGLLGDIASMLGMLEVNILTINGVEGKTRGMLLETSDDEKIMLMGEMLKKVDNITVTALRSPRLVDKLAVRHGRYIDRDSDDRKTFRFTRDELGLLVDFLGELFKREGNQVIGLRGMPRVGKTESIIAGSVCAQKRWTFVSSTLLRQTVRSQLAEDEMSLNNVFIIDGIVSTIRSNEKHYNLLQQVMSMPSTKVIEHPDIFVRESEYSFDDFDIIIELRNNPAEEILYESFTTSYSDDL; from the coding sequence ATGAGGTGCGAATCAGTGGAATATAAACAGTGGTATATGGAGTATAAGATACATAAGAACAGGCCCGGTCTGCTTGGCGATATCGCCTCCATGCTGGGTATGCTCGAAGTGAATATCCTGACGATTAACGGCGTGGAGGGCAAAACCCGCGGCATGCTGCTGGAAACCAGCGATGATGAAAAAATTATGCTGATGGGCGAAATGCTAAAAAAAGTTGACAATATTACGGTTACGGCATTGCGTTCACCGCGCCTGGTGGATAAGCTCGCCGTCCGTCATGGACGATATATAGACCGGGATTCCGACGACCGCAAGACCTTCCGCTTTACAAGGGATGAGCTGGGGCTGCTTGTTGACTTTTTGGGCGAGCTGTTTAAGAGGGAAGGGAATCAGGTTATAGGACTTAGGGGTATGCCGCGGGTAGGCAAAACGGAGTCAATTATTGCAGGGAGCGTGTGCGCCCAAAAGCGCTGGACCTTTGTTTCTTCCACGCTGCTGCGGCAAACGGTGCGGAGCCAGCTTGCTGAAGATGAGATGAGCCTGAACAATGTCTTTATTATTGACGGCATTGTAAGCACGATTCGTTCCAACGAGAAGCATTACAATCTGCTGCAGCAGGTAATGAGTATGCCAAGCACCAAGGTGATTGAGCATCCGGATATTTTTGTGCGGGAATCCGAATACAGCTTTGATGACTTTGATATCATTATTGAGCTGCGCAATAACCCTGCAGAAGAAATATTGTACGAGTCGTTTACGACGAGCTACAGTGATGATCTATAA